Sequence from the Pedobacter sp. D749 genome:
ATATCTACATCATTCATGTTGAATTCTTCTCTCCATTTGTTGCTTACAGAAACATAATTAAGGTCTTTATCAAACATGGCGAGAGGAATCGGAACATCGGTTACAAAAGACTGCATCATGGCTTCCTTTCTGGTAACTTCCAGGAACATTTTCTTGAAGGCATCAATATCCTGAATGATTCCGAAAATCCTGCTGCAGACTTCACCCTCAAATTCTGGAATTCCTTTTACCCTTACCCAGATCGTAACGCCGTCATAACGGACAAGCTGAAACTCTTCGTCAAAGGGAATTCTTTTTTTTAAGGCGCTATCGAAAAGATTTTTCATTCTTTCCCTGCTGTCTTCTTTAAAGAATCCCATGGCGTTTTCTAAATCCGGCTGGAAATTATTTTTTATTTTATGAATTTCTTTCGTACTCTGAGACCAGAACACCTTCCTGGTTTTCATGTTGACTTCCCAGCCTCCCACTTGTGCTACAGCGCTCGTTTCCTCAAGAATTGTTTTCGTGTAAAACAAATCTTTTTCTAATTTATCCCTGCGGATAAGGTCAGATTTTATTTGTGTATAGAAAAAAATTGTAACAACAATGGCTACAACTGCAGAGAAAATGATGAATAAAACTGTCGATTTGGAAGATCGGTTCAGATCTTTATTTTTGATAGCCAGCTGAACTTCCTCATATTTTACAAATTCCTGAACCAATGTACGGCACCTGTCCATAGCGGTCTTGTTTTGTACAAGTTCTTTTGGGGTCATTAATATTCCCTTTCTACGCTTCTCAATTAGCAATACATCTCCATCCATCATCATGTCTGAAGTACGCAAGAGTTTATTGATGAGCTCGATTTGATGTTTGTCTTTAATATTCAGCCTGTTTTTATCAGAAATAAGTACTGGATATTTCCTCAGGCTTTTATTGAAGGGGTCAAGGAAATTTTCCTGACCTGTAAGCTGATATCCTCTAATAGCTGTTTCTGCATCCAGGAGAAGATTTAAAACATCTTTTACCAAACTTATAGATTCCTTACTTTTTAAAAGGCTTTCCCTGTTCTCCATCTGCTTCTGTACGCTCACATAGGAAGCTATAGAACTCGCAATGAGCAGTAATAAACACAGTACGACTCCAATCTGAAGATTTCTTATAATTTTTTTCGGCATCAAAAATTAGTTTAACGGTAATGTAAAATAAAAGTTAATCGTTTATTTATTGACTGAAAACACCAATATTTCCAGCATATTGTTTCACAATTTCTGAGTAGATAAAAACTTATTACCATTTCTGGAAAGAGAAATTCCCCAACAAATTAAAACTATGGAAAATATCTTCTTTTTTAAAATCTATAATATCAATGTGCAGACAAAAGTTTATCGGTAATATGTATAACTATTGCATACGGCTTTTGAAATTATTTTGGTGATAAATATTTAATATTTTAAAAAATTGTGTTATTATTTATACTAAATCTTTTATCAATTGTATTCCTATCGTTATTTCACGTACTATCTCATGCTCCATAGCAGTATAATCCATGTTTTCTTCAATGCGTTTCTCCCAACTGGAAGTTTGTTCTGTAAGCATGATTAAGCCAGCAGTTCCGGCAGTTCCTCTCAGCTTGTGAAGAATTCTCTTTAGCTCTTCGGTATTTTTTTCTTTTATCGCTAATTTTATATTTTCTTCAGCCTGATCAAGCCCTTGTATCACTAAATTTAAAAATACTACTTTAAAATCATCATCATCACCCATCTGCTCGTTCAGAAGATTCATATCCAAATAGGTCTCTGTTTCTGGTGGGTTTTCAGACAATTTCTGAACGGCAGTGCCAATATGTTTTTTCAACATTTCCAAAAGATCGTTTTGTCTGAGCGGCTTGGGTAGGAAATCATTCATTCCCGAATCCAGACATTTTTCTTTTTCACCCAATACATTTCCTGCTGTAACCCCAATAATCGGAACTGTGGAGTATTCCGGTAACAGCCGGATTTGCTTAGTAGCTTCTATGCCGTCCATTACGGGCATCTGTACATCCATTAGAATGATATCAAAAAACTGATCACGGCATTGTTCCAAAGCCTGCAAACCATCGGTTGCTTCTGTTAGTTTTACATCTGCAATCAGTGATTTCATCATCCTGTTATTCAGAACCATATTCACCGGATTATCATCAACAAGCAATACATGAGGCGAAGTGATGAGCAGGGAAGGTTCTTCTGTCTGCAATCGTTTGTGGGCAACTGCCTCTTTTTCTGAACTTTTTATTGCCCGTTGTAAGGTTTTGTACAGTTCTTCAGATTTAATAGGTTTAAGCAGAAAATAGGAGTTTTCTTCCTTCTTGAAAGAATTGATCACGTCATGTTCTTCCGATGATGTATGAAGGATAACAAGAGGTGAGACTTCATTTCGCTGATTAAACAGCTGCTTTATTTTCTCGATTGTTTCCAACCCTGATATTACCGGCATGTGGTAATCTACCAGAATAATATCAAAACGCTCGCCGGCTAAGAGTATCTGAAGAGCTTCCATTCCGTTGGCAGCCAGTGTAGAATCTATATTCTTGTAAGCAAGCATATGCTGTAGAATAACCCTGTTTGCTTCATTATCGTCAACAATTAGAACCCTGTTGATTTTTAGTGTTTCGTCTTCGCTTTGATCAGAAATTTCAAAAGGAATCTCAATATCAAAATAGAAAACAGAACCTTTCCCGAATTCACTTACCAGAGTAAGATTACTTCCCATATATTTCAAAATGTTATTTGAAATGGTAAGTCCGAGACCGGTTCCTCCATATTGTTTACTGATAGAACTGTTTTCCTGAGTGAAAGCATTAAAGATATGCTGCTGTTTTTCTACAGGAATACCAATTCCTGTATCCCTTACTGAGAATCGTAATGTTATATTTTTATCGTCTAAATTCAGTTTTTCTACTTTAAGCTCTATCTCACCTTGTTCTGTAAATTTTACAGCATTGCCGAGTAGGTTGATCAAAATCTGTTTCAATCGTGTTTCATCGAGCCAGATTATATCAGGCAATCCTGGTTCAATATTTAAAAGAAGTTCTATATTTTTTTTCTGAGACTGATAAAGAACTGCATTGATAACCTGGCTAACCATGTCGTAAACATTGGCTTTCTCTATCAAAAGGTCCATTTTCCCAGATTCAATTTTAGAGAAATCAAGAATGTCACTGATAATGTTCAGCAGGTTTTCTCCTGACTCATTAATGTAATTGAGATACTGTGTTTGTACTTCATTTAACGGAGTTTGAAGCAAAAGATCAGAAAAGCCGATGACCCCGTTTAAAGGAGTTCTTATCTCATGACTCATATTGGCTAAAAATTCAGACTTGGTTTTATTGGCAATATCTGCCATCTCCTTTGCATTTTTAAGTTCTTCATTGATTTTTACCGACTCCGTAATGTTTTGTGCAGAAATAATAATTCCACCCGTAACCTCATCTGACAGATACCAGGGACTTACCACAATATTATAATGCTGTATTCCTTCTTTATTAGGAACTTCTAAAGCCATGTTACTATTTATGTAAGCTTTACCTCCGAGTGCATCTCTATATATTTTCTTCCTTTCATCCGGTACATTGGGTGAAACAGTAAACATATTTTTTCCTATAAGATCTATATCATGCATCTGGAACTCATTTTTCCAGCTGCTGCTTACCGAAAGATAGTTGAGGTCTTTATCGAACATTGCTACTGCGGTAGGAACATATGTTACAAATGACTGTAGCATTGCTTCTTGTTTGGCCAGTTCTATATAAATGTTTTTGAAGGTATCAATATCCTGGATGATACCGAACATTTTTGTACAGACGCCATCTTCGAATTCGGGTATTCCTTTCACCCTCACCCATATTGTCACTCCATCATTACGTATCAGCTGAAATTCTTCATCATATGGTATTCCTTCCCGCACAGCTCGCTCAAATAATGATTCTACTTTTTTTCTGCTTTCTGTACTGTAAAATCCTAATGCATTTTCAAAATCAGGCTGAAATGCCTGGTCTATTTTATGTATTTCTTTAGTAGATTGCGACCAGAAAACAGTATTGGTTTTAAGATTGACTTCCCAACCTCCGACCTGTGCTACCGCACTTGTCTGTTCTAATATTTTCTTAGTGTACAGTAAATCCTTTTCAAGAGACATTCTTTCTG
This genomic interval carries:
- a CDS encoding response regulator — its product is MDKYPVPANEDGRINKLKFFDLLQLKKDPQLDIFAETAALIADCPAALIAMMESETQVIQSCIGLDFNSVDRKSTLCQYTIASGDVVIINDTLADERSFDNPLILAGGIRFYAGIPLIDDEGFTLGTLCVIDYEPKTLTQKQVTALQKIGSAVTNLLTGKRKEIEAEYFQQIFNISNNLICVLDKNFMLKDVNPAFEKVFLFNKTKTPDQNFLNVLGEHNNELQLLIKRLPDVQEEVTFSTSTKISDGSAIIVEWSLKQNQNNSEIFCFGINITQQIEEKQKLESSERRFRSFFENAIGLMSMHDMQGNILSVNEKGRKTLQYSAEEVKKLNLKDLVPQKNWPLLAQYLERINSNKEDLGTMILKSKEGEEMIWMYHNLVETDPQGMPYVVSTALNVTERMSLEKDLLYTKKILEQTSAVAQVGGWEVNLKTNTVFWSQSTKEIHKIDQAFQPDFENALGFYSTESRKKVESLFERAVREGIPYDEEFQLIRNDGVTIWVRVKGIPEFEDGVCTKMFGIIQDIDTFKNIYIELAKQEAMLQSFVTYVPTAVAMFDKDLNYLSVSSSWKNEFQMHDIDLIGKNMFTVSPNVPDERKKIYRDALGGKAYINSNMALEVPNKEGIQHYNIVVSPWYLSDEVTGGIIISAQNITESVKINEELKNAKEMADIANKTKSEFLANMSHEIRTPLNGVIGFSDLLLQTPLNEVQTQYLNYINESGENLLNIISDILDFSKIESGKMDLLIEKANVYDMVSQVINAVLYQSQKKNIELLLNIEPGLPDIIWLDETRLKQILINLLGNAVKFTEQGEIELKVEKLNLDDKNITLRFSVRDTGIGIPVEKQQHIFNAFTQENSSISKQYGGTGLGLTISNNILKYMGSNLTLVSEFGKGSVFYFDIEIPFEISDQSEDETLKINRVLIVDDNEANRVILQHMLAYKNIDSTLAANGMEALQILLAGERFDIILVDYHMPVISGLETIEKIKQLFNQRNEVSPLVILHTSSEEHDVINSFKKEENSYFLLKPIKSEELYKTLQRAIKSSEKEAVAHKRLQTEEPSLLITSPHVLLVDDNPVNMVLNNRMMKSLIADVKLTEATDGLQALEQCRDQFFDIILMDVQMPVMDGIEATKQIRLLPEYSTVPIIGVTAGNVLGEKEKCLDSGMNDFLPKPLRQNDLLEMLKKHIGTAVQKLSENPPETETYLDMNLLNEQMGDDDDFKVVFLNLVIQGLDQAEENIKLAIKEKNTEELKRILHKLRGTAGTAGLIMLTEQTSSWEKRIEENMDYTAMEHEIVREITIGIQLIKDLV